A portion of the Gossypium arboreum isolate Shixiya-1 chromosome 8, ASM2569848v2, whole genome shotgun sequence genome contains these proteins:
- the LOC108468686 gene encoding nuclear transcription factor Y subunit B-5-like has translation MADKIGINNLDSEGLKYNFATGAASSVLSGEDGIIKEQDRLLPIANVGRIMKQILPPNAKISKEAKETMQECVSEFISFVTGEASDKCHKEKRKTVNGDDVCWALATLGFDNYAEQLKRYLHRYREQEGERVSQNRAIERSDSSLATRPF, from the coding sequence ATGGCTGATAAAATAGGGATTAATAATTTAGATAGTGAAGGTCTTAAGTACAACTTTGCCACAGGCGCTGCTAGTAGTGTCCTCTCAGGCGAGGATGGCATCATCAAGGAACAAGACCGGCTGCTTCCGATAGCGAATGTCGGCCGGATCATGAAGCAGATCCTACCTCCCAACGCCAAGATCTCCAAGGAAGCCAAAGAAACCATGCAGGAATGCGTGTCGGAGTTCATCAGCTTCGTCACCGGGGAGGCATCCGACAAGTGCCACAAGGAGAAGCGGAAGACGGTTAACGGGGACGACGTTTGTTGGGCACTGGCAACGCTAGGGTTTGACAACTACGCCGAGCAATTGAAGAGGTATTTGCATAGGTATAGGGAACAAGAAGGAGAAAGAGTTAGCCAAAATAGGGCTATCGAGAGGAGCGATAGCTCTCTTGCAACAAGGCCCTTTTGA